From the genome of Flavobacterium luteolum, one region includes:
- the nuoF gene encoding NADH-quinone oxidoreductase subunit NuoF, with amino-acid sequence MSQKILLDKINIPGIKTYEVYRQNGGYASVEKALKTLTPDEVTEEVKKSGLRGRGGAGFPAGMKWSFIDKKSGRPRHLVCNADESEPGTFKDRFLMEYIPHLLIEGMITSSYALGANLSYIYIRGEYMWVFKILERAIAEAKAAGWLGKNILGSGYDLELHVHCGAGAYICGEETALIESLEGKRGNPRIKPPFPAVSGLWANPTVVNNVETIATVPWIVNNSGDDYAKIGIGRSTGTKLISASGHIKNPGVYEIELGLSVDEFMNSDEYLGGMSSDRPLKAFVPGGSSVPILPADLIFKTANGEDRLMTYESLSDGGFATGSMLGSGGFIVYNDTACVVRNTWNFARFYHHESCGQCTPCREGTGWLEKILWRIENGQGREEDIELLWSIQSKIEGNTICPLGDAASWPVAAAIRHFRDEFEYHVRFPEKIKNRDHFVAEPFSQVKHLVGGKVIV; translated from the coding sequence ATGTCACAAAAAATATTATTAGATAAAATCAATATTCCCGGAATTAAAACCTACGAAGTATATCGCCAAAATGGTGGTTATGCTTCTGTAGAAAAAGCTTTAAAAACACTTACTCCAGACGAAGTTACTGAAGAAGTAAAAAAATCAGGATTACGTGGTCGTGGTGGCGCAGGTTTCCCTGCGGGAATGAAATGGAGCTTTATTGACAAAAAATCAGGAAGACCAAGACACTTAGTTTGTAATGCCGACGAATCTGAGCCTGGAACATTCAAAGATCGATTCTTGATGGAGTATATTCCTCACTTATTGATTGAAGGAATGATTACTTCAAGCTACGCTTTGGGCGCTAACCTATCTTATATCTACATCCGTGGAGAATATATGTGGGTTTTTAAAATCTTAGAAAGAGCAATCGCCGAAGCAAAAGCTGCCGGATGGTTAGGAAAAAATATATTAGGATCAGGTTATGATCTAGAACTTCACGTTCACTGTGGAGCTGGAGCTTATATCTGTGGAGAAGAAACAGCATTAATCGAATCATTGGAAGGTAAAAGAGGAAACCCTCGTATTAAACCACCTTTCCCAGCGGTTTCTGGTCTTTGGGCAAATCCAACTGTGGTAAACAATGTTGAAACAATTGCGACTGTGCCTTGGATTGTAAACAATTCTGGTGATGATTATGCAAAAATTGGAATTGGACGTTCTACTGGAACTAAATTAATTTCTGCTTCAGGACACATCAAAAATCCTGGGGTTTACGAAATTGAATTAGGTTTAAGTGTTGACGAATTCATGAATTCTGATGAATATTTAGGAGGAATGTCTTCTGATCGTCCATTAAAAGCATTTGTACCAGGAGGTTCTTCTGTGCCAATCTTACCTGCTGACTTGATTTTCAAAACAGCAAATGGCGAAGATCGTTTAATGACTTACGAATCTTTAAGTGATGGTGGTTTTGCTACTGGATCGATGTTAGGTTCTGGAGGATTTATTGTTTATAACGATACCGCTTGTGTCGTAAGAAACACTTGGAACTTTGCTCGTTTTTACCACCACGAATCTTGCGGACAATGTACACCTTGCCGTGAAGGAACAGGATGGTTAGAAAAAATCTTATGGAGAATCGAAAACGGTCAAGGCCGTGAAGAAGATATCGAATTATTGTGGAGTATTCAAAGTAAAATTGAAGGAAACACAATCTGTCCACTTGGTGACGCCGCTTCTTGGCCAGTAGCTGCAGCAATTCGTCACTTTAGAGATGAATTTGAGTATCACGTTCGTTTCCCAGAAAAAATCAAAAATAGAGATCACTTTGTTGCCGAGCCTTTCTCACAAGTTAAGCATTTAGTTGGCGGTAAAGTAATCGTATAA
- a CDS encoding NADH-quinone oxidoreductase subunit C, translated as MALENTLIQDKLVETFNNDVFNFQQERDIFSLEASADKITPLILFLKNDPELRFHFLTDLCGIHYPDNETERQFAIVYHLHNWYENKRLKIKVFLNGEKPEIKSVSNIFLSSNWMERETYDFFGVNFIGHPQLKRILNMDEMQSHPMRKEFPLEDSGRTDKDDRFFGRTTTNC; from the coding sequence ATGGCCTTAGAAAATACCCTGATTCAAGACAAACTTGTAGAAACATTTAACAACGATGTTTTTAACTTTCAGCAAGAAAGAGATATTTTTTCTTTAGAAGCTTCGGCTGATAAAATCACACCGTTGATTCTATTCCTTAAAAACGATCCAGAATTACGTTTTCATTTCTTAACAGATTTGTGCGGCATTCACTATCCAGATAACGAAACAGAACGTCAGTTTGCAATTGTGTATCATTTGCACAACTGGTACGAAAACAAAAGATTAAAAATCAAAGTTTTCTTAAACGGAGAAAAACCAGAAATTAAATCGGTTTCAAATATTTTCTTGTCTTCCAATTGGATGGAAAGAGAAACTTACGATTTCTTTGGGGTTAACTTTATTGGTCACCCTCAATTGAAACGTATTTTAAATATGGACGAAATGCAATCTCACCCAATGAGAAAAGAATTCCCATTGGAAGATAGCGGAAGAACTGATAAGGATGACAGGTTCTTTGGAAGAACAACAACAAATTGCTAA
- a CDS encoding NADH-quinone oxidoreductase subunit B — MSDSKVNMVAPPEGVTGEGFFATKLSDVVGLARANSLWPLPFATSCCGIEFMATMASHYDLARFGSERVSFSPRQADMLLVMGTISKKMAPILRQVYEQMAEPRWVIAVGACASSGGVFDTYSVLQGIDKVIPVDVYVPGCPPRPEQIVDGVMRLQDLVKSESVRRRSSPEYQELLASYNIS, encoded by the coding sequence ATATGGTTGCGCCGCCAGAAGGAGTTACTGGTGAAGGTTTCTTCGCTACAAAACTTAGCGATGTTGTTGGTTTAGCAAGAGCCAACTCATTATGGCCGCTTCCTTTCGCGACTTCATGCTGTGGTATCGAATTCATGGCAACAATGGCATCTCACTACGATTTAGCTCGATTTGGTTCTGAGCGTGTGAGTTTCTCTCCTCGTCAAGCAGACATGTTACTTGTAATGGGAACTATTTCTAAAAAAATGGCTCCAATTTTAAGACAAGTATACGAACAAATGGCCGAGCCTCGCTGGGTAATTGCTGTTGGAGCATGTGCTTCATCAGGAGGAGTATTTGACACCTATTCAGTTCTTCAAGGAATTGACAAAGTAATTCCTGTTGATGTTTATGTACCAGGATGCCCTCCAAGACCAGAACAAATTGTTGATGGAGTTATGAGACTACAAGACTTAGTGAAAAGTGAATCTGTAAGAAGAAGAAGCTCTCCAGAATACCAAGAATTATTAGCTTCATATAATATCTCATAA
- a CDS encoding complex I 24 kDa subunit family protein has product MERKHYKQEINMTEALMNRINELISHYPEGKQKSALLPVLHEVQDAHNNWLSIELQDKVAEILQIKPIEVYEVVTFYTMFNQKPIGKYMFEFCQTSCCCLRGAEDLMDYTSEKLGIKMGETTPDGMFTIAGVECLGACGYAPMMQLGDFYKEKLTEEKIDQIIADCRDDKIILHDK; this is encoded by the coding sequence ATGGAAAGAAAACATTACAAACAAGAAATAAATATGACTGAGGCATTGATGAATCGCATCAATGAATTAATCAGTCATTATCCTGAAGGCAAACAAAAATCGGCTTTATTGCCTGTTTTGCACGAAGTTCAGGATGCACACAACAACTGGCTTAGTATTGAATTGCAAGATAAAGTTGCTGAAATTCTTCAGATAAAACCAATTGAGGTTTATGAAGTGGTTACTTTCTATACGATGTTCAACCAAAAGCCGATTGGAAAGTACATGTTTGAATTCTGCCAGACTTCTTGTTGCTGCTTGAGAGGTGCCGAAGATTTAATGGATTATACTTCTGAAAAACTAGGCATTAAAATGGGAGAAACAACTCCAGACGGAATGTTTACCATTGCTGGTGTAGAATGTTTAGGCGCTTGCGGATATGCTCCGATGATGCAATTGGGAGATTTCTACAAAGAAAAACTGACAGAAGAAAAAATCGATCAGATCATTGCTGATTGTAGAGATGATAAAATAATATTACACGATAAATAA
- a CDS encoding NADH-quinone oxidoreductase subunit D — MSELLLPPEHRYAKIIKERLNDDGSELSVLNLGPTHPATHGIFQNILLMDGEKILEAEPTIGYIHRAFEKIAENRPFYQITPLTDRMNYCSSPINNMGWWMTVEKLLGIEVPKRAQYLRVIVMELARITDHIICNGILGVDTGAYTGFLYVFQFREKIYEIYEEICGARLTTNMGRIGGFERDWSPEVFKKLDKFLEEFPPVWQEFQNLFERNRIFLDRTVNVGGITAEKAMAYGFTGPNLRAAGVDYDVRVAQPYSSYEDFDFIVPVGKSGDTYDRFCVRNAEVWESLSIIRQALEKMPPGNEYHAEVPDYYLPPKEDVYTSMESLIYHFKIVMGEVPVPVAEIYHPVEGGNGELGFYLVTDGSRTPYRLHFRRPCFIYYQAFPEMIKGAMLSDAIIILSSLNVIAGELDA; from the coding sequence ATGTCAGAACTATTATTACCACCAGAGCATCGCTATGCTAAAATAATTAAGGAGAGACTAAACGACGACGGAAGCGAACTTTCTGTACTGAATTTAGGTCCAACTCACCCTGCAACACACGGTATTTTCCAAAATATCTTATTGATGGATGGTGAAAAAATTCTTGAGGCTGAGCCAACTATTGGTTACATCCATAGAGCATTCGAAAAAATTGCCGAAAATCGTCCTTTTTATCAAATTACACCTCTTACAGACCGTATGAACTATTGTTCCTCTCCTATTAATAATATGGGATGGTGGATGACAGTAGAAAAACTATTAGGTATTGAAGTTCCAAAAAGAGCACAATATTTACGAGTTATCGTTATGGAGCTGGCTCGTATTACAGACCACATTATCTGTAACGGAATTTTAGGGGTAGATACTGGTGCGTATACTGGTTTCTTATACGTATTTCAATTTAGAGAAAAAATTTACGAAATCTACGAAGAAATTTGTGGAGCTCGTTTGACTACAAATATGGGAAGAATCGGTGGTTTTGAAAGAGACTGGTCTCCAGAAGTTTTCAAAAAACTAGACAAATTCCTAGAAGAATTCCCTCCAGTTTGGCAGGAATTCCAAAACTTATTCGAAAGAAATAGAATTTTCCTTGATAGAACTGTAAACGTTGGTGGTATCACTGCCGAAAAAGCAATGGCTTACGGATTTACAGGTCCAAACTTGCGTGCTGCTGGAGTTGATTACGATGTTCGTGTAGCACAACCTTATTCATCTTACGAAGATTTCGATTTTATTGTTCCTGTTGGAAAATCAGGAGATACTTACGATCGTTTCTGTGTTCGTAATGCTGAAGTTTGGGAAAGTTTAAGCATTATTCGTCAGGCGTTAGAAAAAATGCCTCCAGGAAACGAATATCATGCTGAAGTTCCAGATTACTACCTTCCTCCAAAAGAAGATGTTTATACTTCTATGGAATCTTTAATCTATCACTTTAAGATTGTAATGGGAGAAGTTCCTGTACCAGTTGCAGAAATCTATCACCCAGTAGAAGGAGGAAATGGAGAACTTGGTTTTTATTTAGTAACAGACGGAAGTAGAACTCCATATAGATTACATTTCAGAAGACCATGCTTTATTTATTATCAAGCATTCCCAGAAATGATTAAAGGCGCTATGCTTTCTGATGCAATTATCATTCTTTCAAGTTTGAACGTAATTGCAGGAGAATTAGACGCCTAA
- the nuoH gene encoding NADH-quinone oxidoreductase subunit NuoH, producing MESAFIIEKSVVIVVVFAVTMIMAMYSTWAERKVAAFLQDRVGPNRAGWGGLLQPLADGMKLFSKEEFEPNTPNRFLFFVGPAIAMSTALMTSAVIPWGDRLHLFGRDIILQATDVNIAILYIFGVLSVGVYGIMIGGWASNNKFSLMGAIRAASQMVSYEVAMGLSIIALLMMTGTMSLKVISEQQAGMNWNVFYQPLSFLIFLICSFAETNRTPFDLAECENELIGGYHTEYSSMKMGFYLFAEYASMFISSTIISVLFFGGYNYPGMQWMVENVGVNTANLLGIAVLFVKICFFIFFYMWVRWTIPRFRYDQLMHLGWRILIPLSIINIMITGVVILRHEILAALGF from the coding sequence ATGGAAAGTGCATTTATTATAGAAAAGAGTGTTGTAATTGTTGTCGTTTTTGCGGTAACAATGATCATGGCAATGTATTCTACTTGGGCAGAACGTAAAGTTGCTGCTTTCTTGCAAGACCGTGTTGGACCAAACCGTGCAGGATGGGGAGGTTTATTACAGCCTCTTGCCGATGGTATGAAATTATTCTCGAAAGAAGAATTCGAACCTAACACTCCTAATAGATTTTTATTCTTCGTAGGTCCAGCGATTGCAATGAGTACCGCTTTGATGACAAGTGCTGTTATCCCTTGGGGAGATAGGCTTCATCTTTTTGGGAGAGACATCATTCTTCAAGCTACAGATGTTAACATAGCTATATTATACATTTTTGGAGTTCTTTCTGTTGGAGTTTACGGCATCATGATTGGTGGATGGGCTTCTAACAATAAATTCTCATTGATGGGAGCTATTCGTGCTGCTTCTCAAATGGTTTCTTACGAGGTTGCAATGGGATTATCAATAATCGCTTTATTGATGATGACTGGAACAATGAGTTTAAAAGTAATTTCTGAACAGCAAGCTGGAATGAATTGGAATGTTTTCTATCAGCCATTATCATTCTTAATTTTCTTAATCTGTTCATTTGCAGAAACAAATAGAACTCCTTTCGATTTAGCAGAATGCGAAAACGAGTTAATTGGAGGTTACCATACAGAATATTCATCAATGAAAATGGGATTTTATCTATTTGCTGAATATGCAAGTATGTTTATCTCGTCTACCATTATTTCTGTATTGTTCTTTGGTGGCTACAACTACCCAGGAATGCAATGGATGGTAGAAAATGTAGGTGTAAATACAGCTAACTTATTAGGAATTGCGGTATTATTTGTAAAAATATGTTTCTTCATATTCTTTTACATGTGGGTGCGTTGGACGATTCCAAGATTTAGATATGACCAATTAATGCATTTAGGCTGGAGAATTTTAATTCCGCTTTCGATCATTAATATCATGATTACGGGTGTTGTTATTTTAAGACACGAAATCTTAGCAGCTTTAGGATTCTAA
- a CDS encoding 2Fe-2S iron-sulfur cluster-binding protein translates to MKVTIDGQSIDVEPGTTILQAARMIGGDLVPPAMCYYSKLKGSGGKCRCCLVEVSKGSEADPRPMPKLMASCVTGCMDGMEVNSKSSARVTEARKSVTEFLLINHPLDCPICDQAGECDLQNLSFEHGNPKSRYIEEKRTFEPEDIGPNIQLHMNRCILCQRCVQVADQLTDNRVHGVLDRGDHANISTGISKAIDNEFSGNMIDVCPVGALTDKTFRFKSRVWFNKPYNAHRECTTPGCCGKTTVWMFGGEIQRVTGRKDEYHEVEEFICNSCRFDHKNVNDWVIEGPREFEKDSVINQNNYTQKLEKVEIDTEKNILLGRDIDRKKISMAAIPLTDNDKKV, encoded by the coding sequence ATGAAAGTAACCATAGACGGTCAAAGTATAGACGTAGAACCAGGAACAACAATCCTGCAGGCTGCACGTATGATTGGAGGGGATTTAGTACCGCCAGCCATGTGCTATTACTCAAAATTAAAAGGCAGCGGCGGTAAATGTCGTTGTTGTTTAGTTGAAGTTTCTAAAGGAAGTGAAGCTGACCCACGACCAATGCCAAAATTAATGGCATCTTGTGTAACAGGATGTATGGATGGCATGGAAGTAAACAGTAAATCGTCTGCAAGAGTAACTGAAGCCCGTAAATCTGTAACAGAATTTTTATTAATCAATCACCCTTTAGATTGTCCTATTTGCGATCAAGCTGGTGAATGCGATTTACAGAATTTAAGTTTCGAGCACGGAAATCCAAAATCACGTTACATTGAAGAGAAAAGAACATTTGAACCAGAAGATATTGGTCCAAATATTCAACTTCATATGAACCGTTGTATTTTATGTCAAAGATGTGTACAAGTTGCAGATCAATTGACAGACAATAGAGTTCATGGAGTATTAGATCGTGGTGATCACGCTAATATTTCAACTGGTATTTCTAAAGCAATCGACAATGAGTTCTCTGGAAATATGATTGACGTTTGTCCGGTTGGAGCTTTAACAGATAAAACTTTCCGTTTTAAATCAAGAGTTTGGTTTAATAAACCTTATAACGCACACAGAGAATGCACAACTCCGGGATGTTGCGGTAAAACTACAGTTTGGATGTTTGGTGGAGAAATCCAGCGTGTAACTGGTCGTAAAGATGAATACCATGAAGTAGAAGAATTCATCTGCAACAGCTGTCGTTTTGATCATAAAAACGTAAATGACTGGGTAATTGAAGGACCAAGAGAATTTGAAAAAGATTCTGTTATCAATCAAAACAACTACACTCAAAAATTAGAGAAAGTTGAAATCGATACTGAGAAAAATATCCTTTTAGGTAGAGATATTGACCGTAAAAAAATTAGTATGGCAGCGATTCCATTAACTGATAATGATAAAAAAGTTTAA